One Thermoanaerobaculia bacterium DNA window includes the following coding sequences:
- a CDS encoding NfeD family protein yields the protein MNYTLWGWLILAALFFVAEMFTAGFFLACFAVGCLGAAGLGALGVGLWWQVGAFAVLSLITFFFTRRIAERVTGDQPMGVGIDRVLGKQGLVLETIDTVRAKGMVRVDREEWRAITEDGSVIEAESVIRVTGVDGTKLVVKKEE from the coding sequence ATGAACTACACCCTTTGGGGCTGGTTGATCCTGGCCGCGCTTTTCTTTGTCGCGGAGATGTTCACGGCCGGGTTCTTTCTTGCCTGCTTTGCCGTTGGATGCCTGGGGGCGGCGGGATTGGGAGCCCTGGGAGTCGGGCTCTGGTGGCAGGTCGGCGCCTTTGCCGTTCTTTCGTTGATCACCTTCTTCTTTACCCGACGGATTGCGGAGAGGGTCACCGGTGATCAGCCGATGGGAGTTGGCATTGACCGTGTCCTGGGTAAGCAGGGGCTGGTCCTCGAGACGATTGACACCGTGAGGGCAAAGGGAATGGTCCGTGTCGATCGAGAAGAGTGGCGCGCAATTACTGAAGATGGGAGTGTGATCGAAGCTGAATCGGTCATTCGGGTTACCGGCGTTGACGGTACCAAGCTTGTTGTCAAAAAGGAGGAATAA
- a CDS encoding DUF3373 family protein, translating to MKTWIILFLSALVLSVGLVRADAPTSDEIKKLKDEIEDLEDRLNEVEKKSVMDRLSFYGDYRFEASSIDGSVPDHYDGMVLQNLMIGTMFYYGATGQFPMGTGDVQNFIATNYADWLYFTNNLTFDQLYSMMSLFPPEMQQQLMMMLLPDAYRQGYDYSNDIIYTNRLRLSFKADVAKDIEFSGRLSMYKAWGDSTGVQVFNGQPTSMNIDGTTTQVPNSDILRVERAYFSWKNIFGSPLYLSIGRRPSSSGPPMHLREGEMRGGTPLGLAVEYQYDGLTLGYSFLDHHSTFRLCYGVGFESGFGQAAELKSPADRLEDVHMGGINWDIYQDESMLVQTTIMRAFDVTDGFNGLVVMPVNPLTGESVNAPVVMRYTPSANLGNIDLAGFMVLRRDGPVDWFINYGYMKSHPDPITTPFGGLFSDPFEVPESQTGHAYYAGLRYNFSNEKTMLGLEFNHGSEYWFNFAQGADDLVSPKLSTRGDVYEAYILHQPNKHVLLKLDYMRYDYDYSGSGWHVGAPKKLDETPILGFATFDEVDVLSFSLITRF from the coding sequence ATGAAAACATGGATCATTCTATTTCTTTCTGCGCTGGTTCTTTCTGTCGGTCTGGTGCGGGCCGATGCTCCCACCTCCGACGAAATTAAGAAGTTGAAAGATGAGATCGAAGATCTCGAGGATCGTCTCAACGAGGTCGAGAAGAAATCGGTCATGGATCGTTTAAGCTTTTATGGGGATTACCGCTTTGAGGCTTCATCGATCGATGGTTCGGTTCCCGACCATTATGACGGCATGGTTCTTCAGAACCTGATGATCGGTACGATGTTTTACTACGGTGCCACGGGCCAGTTTCCCATGGGAACCGGCGACGTGCAGAATTTTATCGCGACCAATTACGCGGACTGGCTCTATTTCACCAACAATCTGACCTTTGATCAGCTTTACTCCATGATGTCGCTGTTTCCTCCGGAGATGCAGCAGCAGCTCATGATGATGCTTCTTCCCGATGCCTACCGCCAGGGATACGATTACAGCAACGACATCATCTATACCAACCGTCTTCGCTTGAGCTTTAAAGCCGATGTCGCGAAAGATATTGAATTCTCGGGCCGCCTATCGATGTACAAGGCATGGGGGGATTCCACCGGTGTGCAGGTTTTTAACGGTCAACCCACATCCATGAATATAGACGGCACGACAACGCAGGTACCCAACAGCGATATCCTCAGGGTCGAGCGGGCCTATTTCAGTTGGAAAAATATCTTTGGGTCACCTCTCTATCTCTCCATCGGCCGTCGTCCCTCTTCCTCAGGCCCTCCGATGCATCTTCGTGAAGGTGAAATGAGAGGGGGGACCCCGCTGGGGCTGGCCGTGGAGTATCAATACGATGGTCTGACACTTGGTTATTCTTTTCTGGATCATCATTCCACATTCCGTCTTTGTTACGGCGTAGGATTTGAATCGGGTTTCGGGCAGGCGGCGGAACTGAAGTCTCCCGCGGATCGTCTTGAGGACGTTCACATGGGGGGGATCAACTGGGATATTTATCAGGATGAATCGATGCTTGTCCAGACCACAATCATGCGTGCCTTTGACGTGACCGATGGGTTCAACGGACTGGTGGTAATGCCCGTGAATCCTCTGACCGGTGAATCGGTCAATGCGCCGGTCGTTATGCGCTATACTCCATCCGCGAATCTCGGGAACATCGACCTTGCCGGATTCATGGTCCTGCGGCGGGACGGTCCCGTGGACTGGTTTATTAACTATGGATACATGAAGAGTCATCCTGATCCCATCACCACCCCCTTCGGCGGACTCTTCAGCGATCCCTTCGAAGTACCGGAGTCCCAGACCGGTCACGCGTACTATGCGGGCCTTCGATACAACTTTTCCAATGAAAAGACCATGCTTGGACTGGAATTCAACCACGGTTCCGAGTACTGGTTCAACTTCGCGCAGGGTGCTGACGATCTCGTTTCTCCCAAGCTTTCTACTCGAGGGGATGTTTACGAGGCTTATATCCTTCATCAGCCCAACAAGCATGTTCTCTTGAAATTAGATTACATGCGCTACGATTACGACTATTCCGGTTCCGGCTGGCATGTGGGTGCCCCGAAGAAGCTGGATGAAACGCCGATCCTGGGATTTGCCACCTTTGATGAAGTGGATGTTCTTTCCTTCTCTCTGATCACCAGGTTCTGA
- a CDS encoding P-loop NTPase: protein MMIDLPRKRIVTISSGKGGVGKTTFAINYALTLSRFAPTVLVDLDTGTSSIRNVIDLDVKYDIYHFLRRNRPMHECLTPFPEKWDPDGNYRNLGIVAGPTHYIDDIANLTAHNKDKIIDGVNNLPAKFIVLDMKAGVDPNVIDFLPFSNTGVLVFTPHLPAATMAASDIVKAILFRKLRVIFSLESPFYEYVGHRRRNFELINQLINEVEDSYDDRLPNLEAFLVDLRNAFGEHPIVERVQNALEYFNVYYVLNQFNGVKESYDNAVRPFVGNIFDNVSERLNVINLGWVMASPEVHKANCSRIPALLYETIQKKKKVNPIEKELGHLANVYLGLKTEKTLRKKIPSSYSRSDPSDILGQQIELMNRMHEDMEGKNYKDNFLYCAYRTLHLMNSRRVQDFGDVKVFRPEEILHAIFNSARPS from the coding sequence ATGATGATCGACCTTCCACGCAAACGGATCGTGACCATTTCCTCCGGTAAGGGAGGGGTTGGAAAAACGACATTTGCGATCAACTATGCCCTTACTCTGAGCCGGTTTGCACCGACAGTGCTCGTCGATCTTGACACGGGAACCTCTTCCATCCGCAATGTCATTGATCTTGATGTCAAGTATGACATTTACCATTTTCTCCGCCGGAACCGGCCAATGCATGAATGTCTGACGCCATTTCCCGAGAAATGGGATCCCGATGGGAACTATCGGAATCTTGGAATTGTTGCCGGTCCCACGCACTATATTGACGATATTGCCAACCTTACGGCGCATAACAAGGACAAGATCATTGACGGGGTAAACAACCTCCCGGCCAAGTTCATCGTACTGGATATGAAAGCCGGAGTCGATCCCAACGTGATTGACTTTTTACCCTTTTCCAATACGGGAGTTCTGGTTTTTACACCGCATCTTCCCGCGGCCACCATGGCCGCATCCGATATTGTGAAAGCCATTCTCTTCCGCAAACTGCGGGTAATCTTCTCACTGGAATCACCCTTTTACGAGTATGTTGGTCATCGACGAAGAAATTTCGAGCTGATCAACCAGCTCATCAACGAAGTGGAAGATTCCTATGACGATCGTCTTCCCAACCTGGAAGCTTTCCTGGTCGATCTCAGAAATGCTTTTGGGGAGCATCCCATTGTTGAACGGGTTCAAAACGCGCTCGAATACTTCAATGTCTACTACGTTTTGAATCAATTCAACGGTGTAAAGGAATCCTACGACAACGCGGTCCGACCCTTTGTCGGTAATATATTTGACAACGTCTCCGAGCGGCTGAACGTCATTAATCTTGGCTGGGTGATGGCTTCCCCGGAAGTACACAAGGCCAACTGCTCGAGGATTCCGGCGCTTCTCTACGAAACGATCCAGAAGAAAAAGAAGGTTAACCCAATTGAAAAAGAATTGGGACATCTGGCCAATGTCTATCTGGGACTGAAAACCGAAAAGACTCTCCGGAAGAAAATTCCTTCTAGCTATAGCAGGTCGGACCCATCGGATATCCTTGGACAGCAGATCGAGCTCATGAATCGAATGCATGAGGACATGGAAGGAAAGAACTACAAGGATAACTTTCTTTACTGTGCCTATCGGACGCTCCATCTGATGAACAGCAGAAGGGTGCAGGATTTTGGAGATGTGAAGGTATTCCGTCCGGAAGAAATCCTTCACGCCATCTTTAATTCTGCGCGCCCTTCCTGA
- a CDS encoding M1 family metallopeptidase translates to MVRALFSLFLFMAASSILPLSYEIHARLDVDSHSLDCDEEIVWTNTATIPARTLRLHLYLNAFADGESTMAVEAGSWLDMRAHGAVRFGRIDLHEVRQTEGDPLEYSFISPDDGNPADRTVMEVIPPRPVLPGDSISLHIKWTAVLPSILLRSGYAKDYFQVTQWYPKMGVFSDQGWNCHQYHISTEFFADYADYQVSLQIPRDYVLAATGKVTGRSSGESGLELVTIAQDSIHDFAWVCGKGLETTSLEYAPLSGHSILITLLMPGEYRYQEEEYIRAIKASMDHYARWVGPYPYDHFSIVVPPWHATRGSGGMEYPTMIIAATRHLLSEGNLDPAYVVAHEFGHQYFYGIVGSDEVEHPWLDEGLTTYTSARLMESLKPELTPALRIWEFPVSFSAFPMHPFRRINSRYYEDPKTDTMDTSGFRMANWPSYRANAYNRPAMALRTLENLAGEEVMIDILSTYAQRYAFSHPAPEDFIRIVGEKAGNSWARLFRTLVSSRNGFDLRVEDLKPTEALIVRTGDITLPVDITFTLSDGRRIKKRWNGQARWIRYRLNSDATFHSVEIDPDGILFLDDNPLNNSQRFRPARIAGFTFTRWILFTVQNVMEVASCVF, encoded by the coding sequence ATGGTACGGGCTCTATTCTCTCTTTTCCTGTTTATGGCCGCGTCCAGCATCCTCCCGCTTTCGTACGAGATTCACGCCCGGCTCGACGTCGATTCTCATAGTCTCGATTGCGACGAAGAGATTGTCTGGACAAACACAGCCACAATTCCGGCAAGAACGCTTCGACTTCACCTCTACCTGAACGCCTTTGCCGACGGCGAATCGACCATGGCTGTCGAGGCTGGCTCATGGCTGGACATGAGAGCTCACGGAGCCGTAAGGTTTGGCAGGATTGATCTTCATGAGGTTCGACAGACGGAAGGCGACCCCCTCGAATACAGTTTCATTTCACCCGACGATGGAAATCCAGCGGATCGAACCGTCATGGAAGTCATCCCTCCCCGTCCGGTTCTGCCTGGAGATTCAATTTCCCTGCATATCAAGTGGACCGCAGTCCTGCCATCCATTCTCCTTCGTTCCGGGTACGCAAAGGACTATTTTCAGGTCACCCAGTGGTACCCCAAAATGGGAGTATTCTCAGATCAGGGATGGAATTGTCACCAGTACCATATTTCCACCGAATTCTTTGCTGACTATGCCGATTATCAGGTTTCACTCCAGATCCCCAGAGACTACGTTCTGGCGGCTACCGGAAAGGTGACCGGCCGGAGTTCAGGGGAGTCCGGGCTGGAACTTGTCACCATCGCCCAGGATTCCATCCATGATTTTGCATGGGTATGCGGCAAGGGTCTGGAAACCACCTCCCTCGAGTATGCCCCCCTATCCGGGCATTCAATTCTAATCACCCTCCTGATGCCGGGAGAGTACCGCTACCAGGAGGAGGAGTACATCCGGGCCATCAAAGCCAGCATGGATCACTATGCACGCTGGGTCGGTCCCTATCCATACGATCACTTCTCCATTGTGGTTCCTCCCTGGCACGCGACACGGGGCAGCGGCGGAATGGAATATCCGACCATGATCATTGCCGCCACCCGTCATCTTCTGTCGGAAGGAAACCTGGATCCTGCCTATGTCGTGGCCCATGAGTTCGGACATCAATATTTCTATGGCATCGTGGGTTCAGATGAGGTGGAACATCCCTGGCTGGATGAAGGACTGACAACCTACACCTCAGCCCGGCTGATGGAAAGCCTGAAACCGGAACTCACCCCCGCATTGAGAATCTGGGAATTCCCCGTATCCTTTTCTGCCTTTCCCATGCACCCTTTCCGGCGTATCAATTCCAGATATTACGAAGATCCGAAAACCGACACGATGGACACCTCAGGATTCAGGATGGCCAACTGGCCTTCCTACCGTGCCAATGCTTACAATCGTCCGGCCATGGCCCTGCGGACCCTTGAAAACCTCGCAGGCGAAGAGGTAATGATCGACATTCTTTCCACCTACGCGCAACGCTACGCTTTTTCCCATCCTGCGCCGGAAGATTTCATCCGGATCGTTGGAGAAAAGGCCGGAAACTCGTGGGCGAGACTGTTCCGCACCCTCGTGAGTTCAAGGAACGGGTTTGATCTCCGGGTGGAAGATCTGAAACCGACGGAAGCCCTGATTGTGAGAACGGGCGATATCACATTACCCGTGGACATCACCTTCACGCTCTCGGACGGACGAAGAATTAAGAAACGGTGGAACGGACAGGCACGGTGGATACGGTATCGCCTCAACAGCGACGCGACGTTTCACAGTGTCGAAATCGACCCGGACGGAATACTCTTTCTGGATGATAATCCTCTCAACAATTCCCAGAGGTTCCGACCGGCTCGAATTGCAGGCTTCACCTTTACCCGCTGGATCCTCTTTACCGTCCAGAACGTCATGGAGGTTGCCTCATGCGTATTCTGA
- a CDS encoding TIGR01458 family HAD-type hydrolase: MNYLFDIDGVLLEDWAPIPGSKDAIAACKKKGISFLYLTNTTLYSTEQILERLRPIDPGITRDRIVTPGRVARQLLLENGKRCRLYIPDNLRPDFSGICETDPPEVVVLADLQSDFTHQRLTEIFHLLFEGATLIALHKNRYWQAGGRFHLDLGGYVSLLEYASQTEARIVGKPSPDYFKIAMDLLGGTPETTTMVGDDIESDVGAAQRLGMTGILVKTGKYREERVIKSGVRPDHVIPTVGGIVDLLG, from the coding sequence ATGAACTATCTCTTTGACATCGACGGCGTACTCCTGGAGGACTGGGCTCCGATTCCCGGTTCGAAGGATGCCATTGCCGCCTGCAAAAAGAAAGGTATTTCCTTTCTCTATCTGACCAATACAACCCTTTACTCCACGGAGCAGATCCTGGAACGTCTGAGGCCGATCGATCCGGGCATTACCCGTGATCGTATCGTGACGCCCGGACGTGTCGCAAGGCAGCTCCTGCTCGAAAATGGAAAGCGATGCAGGCTCTATATCCCGGACAACCTCAGACCCGATTTTTCAGGGATCTGCGAAACCGATCCTCCGGAGGTGGTTGTACTGGCCGATCTGCAAAGCGATTTTACTCATCAGAGGTTGACAGAAATTTTTCACCTTCTCTTCGAAGGAGCCACTCTGATCGCCCTCCATAAGAATCGATACTGGCAGGCGGGCGGAAGATTTCATCTGGATCTGGGCGGCTATGTCTCCCTCCTTGAATATGCCTCGCAGACAGAAGCTCGAATCGTTGGAAAGCCTTCCCCGGACTATTTCAAAATCGCAATGGACCTCCTCGGAGGAACGCCGGAGACTACCACCATGGTGGGGGACGATATCGAAAGCGATGTAGGCGCCGCACAGCGGCTGGGGATGACCGGCATCCTTGTCAAGACCGGGAAATACAGGGAGGAACGCGTAATAAAATCTGGAGTCCGGCCGGACCATGTGATTCCCACGGTAGGCGGAATCGTCGACCTTCTGGGCTGA
- a CDS encoding peptidylprolyl isomerase has product MKVFLLLLAFSLVAGAVFAENPKVSLETSMGTIVIELYPDKAPETVKNFLTYAKEGFYDNTIFHRVIDGFMIQGGGFDLKGVEKENHAPIKNEADNGVSNARGTIAMARTNDPHSATSQFFINLVDNTFLNHKSKDSGRTWGYAAFGKVVEGMDVVDKIAKVKTGNHGPHSDWPVEQVIIKKVTVSKKAAATQ; this is encoded by the coding sequence ATGAAAGTATTTCTGCTTCTCCTCGCCTTTTCTCTCGTCGCCGGAGCCGTCTTTGCCGAGAACCCGAAAGTTTCGCTGGAGACCAGTATGGGCACCATCGTCATCGAACTCTACCCCGATAAAGCTCCCGAAACGGTGAAGAACTTCCTTACCTATGCGAAGGAGGGCTTTTACGATAATACGATCTTCCATCGTGTCATCGATGGATTCATGATTCAGGGCGGCGGATTCGACCTGAAGGGCGTCGAAAAGGAAAACCATGCTCCGATTAAAAACGAAGCCGACAATGGTGTTTCCAATGCCCGGGGTACGATCGCCATGGCTCGCACCAATGACCCTCACAGCGCCACGAGCCAGTTTTTTATCAACCTGGTGGACAACACCTTTCTGAACCATAAGTCCAAAGACTCGGGACGAACCTGGGGCTACGCGGCCTTCGGTAAGGTCGTCGAGGGCATGGACGTCGTGGACAAGATCGCCAAGGTGAAGACCGGGAACCATGGCCCCCACAGTGACTGGCCCGTGGAGCAGGTCATCATCAAGAAGGTAACGGTGTCCAAAAAGGCGGCAGCTACACAATAG
- a CDS encoding S41 family peptidase, translated as MNVLRALVILFLSTATYADYLRFPAPSPDGTAIAFSARGDLWIVDAAGGTAVRLTSNPGYDSNPVWSPDGSRLAFSSDRYGNDDLFSISREGLELKRHTFASSRDLLCDWSPDGKNLLFYAWRDFGYHWQPSLYEVDVRGGTPFRILQDFGAYATYGPTSSTITYVPRTNYYFTKGYMGAAQMDIFMWDRSAGTHRRITDWKGDDVHAMWLPDGSGFYYISDHDRVSNLWFVDLASGTTTQKTFYTTGDITFPRIARNGSLIAYEYEGGIHLFDTASGETRPLNVTVGRDPGENPQIYKTFTSEASSFAIGEEGTQIALSVRGDIFAERLLEDAKTQRLTASSTRDDDVAFSPDEKTLYFVSDREGSQNIYAMTSDDPKEPRLAYALKTKTTALTEEDHDDHSFLLSPDGEKILYVVGTGELWVMGKDGANKRRLVDGWNVKTFSWSPDGKFIAFSREDNDFNEDIFILPVEGDGTPFNLTRHPAYDSRPRWSPDGKYLAFISNRYGYKYDVFYVWLTKEEDIKTEEQRLDEEEAAKSKPAKEDDEKGTDKKKKDKDKDKEKKDEKPAVTVKIDKDDIWKRVRRLTETPGEETDIAISSDSKKIAYVSDNDGKKDLYIIDRTGKNEKKLTDGGKEPSHLAFTKDGSFIYFLAKGGSINKISADGSKNESIAFKAGMMIDLPEERAEVFKEGWSILNNWFYDPKFHGVDWKAMLEKYLPLARQAVARRDFDTVMLHMLGELNASHLGIYPPDDDSPYPGTGYLGIDLDPAYSGAGFKILRVLPKSPADDPVSPLKAGDVITSVNDHTFTAEDNFFHPFQGTAGQRVALGVQRDGKELMMAFIPISSGALRELLFQDYVDQMRAYVHDKSGGKLGYIAMRYMDQDNLDLFSAELYAEAYDKDGILIDVRNNGGGWTTDLVLNHLAQKPHAVTIPRGGGKGYPDIERKQIFTWKKPFIVLCNQDSFSNAEIFSHAIKTLGLAKLVGVETNGSVISTDGTALLDGSYFRIPTRGWYTYKDRINMEDHGAVPDYIVVNPPEIWGKDHKDLQVDKAVDVLLTEVAANPGPVF; from the coding sequence ATGAATGTACTCAGGGCATTGGTGATTCTATTTCTCTCTACCGCAACTTACGCGGACTACCTTCGATTCCCCGCACCCTCACCCGACGGTACGGCCATCGCCTTTTCCGCACGGGGTGATCTCTGGATCGTGGATGCGGCAGGTGGAACGGCGGTCCGTCTGACGTCCAACCCGGGGTACGATTCAAATCCCGTATGGTCCCCGGACGGTTCCCGCCTGGCTTTCTCATCCGATCGCTATGGGAACGACGATCTCTTCTCCATCAGCAGGGAAGGCCTGGAGCTGAAGCGTCACACCTTTGCTTCTTCACGTGATCTGCTTTGCGACTGGTCTCCGGACGGAAAGAACCTGCTCTTTTATGCCTGGAGAGATTTCGGATACCACTGGCAGCCCAGCCTCTATGAAGTCGATGTCCGGGGCGGGACTCCGTTTCGAATTCTCCAGGACTTCGGAGCCTATGCCACCTATGGGCCGACCTCCTCCACCATCACCTATGTACCCCGAACCAATTACTACTTCACCAAGGGATACATGGGGGCTGCACAGATGGACATCTTTATGTGGGACCGATCCGCGGGTACCCACCGTCGAATTACCGATTGGAAGGGTGATGATGTCCATGCCATGTGGCTTCCTGACGGCTCCGGGTTCTATTACATCAGCGACCACGACCGCGTGTCCAACCTATGGTTTGTGGATCTCGCGTCAGGAACCACAACACAGAAAACTTTTTATACAACGGGGGATATCACCTTTCCCCGGATCGCGCGAAATGGCTCACTCATCGCATATGAATACGAAGGGGGGATCCACCTCTTCGACACGGCTTCCGGAGAGACCCGCCCCCTGAACGTCACGGTAGGAAGAGATCCGGGAGAAAATCCGCAGATCTACAAAACCTTCACATCGGAGGCCTCTTCCTTTGCGATTGGAGAAGAAGGAACACAGATCGCACTCAGCGTGAGGGGTGATATCTTTGCAGAACGACTACTCGAAGACGCGAAGACCCAGCGCCTGACCGCGTCATCCACCCGGGATGATGATGTCGCCTTCTCCCCGGATGAAAAGACCCTTTACTTCGTTTCGGACCGTGAGGGCTCCCAGAACATCTACGCCATGACCTCGGATGATCCCAAAGAACCCCGCCTGGCCTACGCCCTGAAGACGAAAACCACAGCGCTTACCGAGGAAGACCACGACGACCATTCCTTTCTCCTTTCCCCCGATGGGGAGAAGATCCTCTACGTTGTGGGTACGGGAGAACTCTGGGTGATGGGGAAGGACGGAGCCAACAAGCGGCGCCTCGTCGACGGCTGGAACGTGAAAACCTTCTCGTGGTCTCCCGATGGAAAGTTCATCGCCTTTTCACGTGAAGACAATGATTTTAATGAAGATATCTTCATCCTTCCGGTCGAGGGAGATGGAACCCCCTTCAACCTGACCCGCCATCCCGCGTACGACTCCAGACCCCGATGGTCCCCCGACGGAAAGTACCTTGCTTTCATCTCAAACCGCTATGGCTATAAATACGATGTCTTCTACGTCTGGCTGACGAAGGAAGAAGACATCAAGACGGAAGAACAGAGGCTGGATGAAGAAGAAGCCGCCAAGTCCAAACCTGCCAAAGAAGACGACGAAAAGGGAACGGACAAGAAGAAAAAAGACAAGGATAAAGATAAGGAAAAGAAAGATGAAAAACCCGCTGTCACAGTGAAGATAGACAAAGACGATATCTGGAAACGCGTTCGTCGGCTGACCGAAACTCCCGGCGAAGAGACGGACATTGCGATCTCTTCCGACAGCAAAAAGATTGCCTACGTTTCCGACAACGACGGCAAGAAGGATTTATACATCATCGACCGGACCGGAAAGAACGAGAAAAAACTCACCGACGGAGGAAAAGAGCCGTCTCACCTGGCCTTCACGAAGGACGGCAGCTTCATCTACTTTCTCGCCAAGGGCGGATCCATCAACAAGATCTCCGCAGACGGTTCCAAAAACGAATCGATCGCGTTCAAAGCGGGAATGATGATCGACCTTCCCGAAGAACGGGCTGAAGTGTTCAAAGAGGGCTGGTCGATTCTGAATAACTGGTTTTATGATCCAAAATTCCACGGTGTGGACTGGAAGGCGATGCTGGAGAAGTACCTTCCCCTGGCACGACAGGCCGTGGCTCGAAGGGACTTCGACACCGTCATGCTGCATATGCTGGGGGAACTTAACGCTTCCCATCTGGGTATCTATCCGCCGGATGACGACAGTCCCTATCCCGGGACTGGATATCTGGGGATCGACCTTGATCCAGCGTATTCGGGTGCCGGGTTCAAAATTCTTCGCGTCCTTCCCAAATCTCCGGCAGATGATCCCGTATCCCCCCTGAAGGCCGGTGACGTAATCACCTCAGTCAACGATCACACCTTCACAGCCGAAGACAATTTCTTCCATCCCTTCCAGGGAACAGCCGGGCAGAGAGTGGCCCTTGGCGTTCAGCGGGACGGGAAAGAACTCATGATGGCATTCATCCCGATTTCCTCCGGTGCTCTGCGTGAACTTCTCTTTCAGGACTACGTCGACCAGATGAGAGCCTACGTCCATGATAAATCCGGCGGGAAACTTGGATATATCGCCATGCGTTACATGGACCAGGATAATCTTGACCTTTTCAGCGCCGAGCTCTATGCGGAAGCCTATGACAAGGACGGAATCCTGATCGACGTGCGAAATAACGGCGGTGGATGGACAACCGATCTGGTATTAAACCATCTGGCTCAGAAACCCCATGCCGTAACGATTCCCCGCGGCGGCGGGAAGGGATACCCTGACATCGAACGCAAACAAATATTTACCTGGAAAAAACCCTTTATCGTTCTCTGCAACCAGGACAGCTTTTCCAACGCGGAGATCTTTTCCCACGCAATCAAAACCCTGGGACTTGCCAAACTCGTCGGTGTCGAAACCAACGGCTCCGTCATCTCCACCGACGGCACAGCCCTGCTCGACGGCTCCTATTTCCGGATCCCCACACGGGGCTGGTACACATACAAGGACCGGATCAACATGGAGGACCACGGGGCGGTTCCCGACTACATCGTAGTGAACCCTCCTGAAATCTGGGGTAAGGATCACAAGGATCTGCAGGTGGATAAAGCGGTCGACGTTCTCCTTACGGAAGTGGCGGCGAATCCCGGACCCGTATTTTAG
- a CDS encoding TlpA disulfide reductase family protein: MRHRILLITLSIFLVFSSLCASSNLNGMRLINLDGTKTYRLEDLQGTITIVNFWATWCPPCRVELPVLMKVAERYRDRGVRLITISLDAKSSVVTKFLKKKDLEALPAYRLMEGSSSAGVESLPTTFVQDSKGSLIMTFSGYDSTMEDQLVYLIERHLESKKTTV, translated from the coding sequence ATGCGTCATCGTATTCTTCTGATTACACTCTCGATTTTCCTCGTATTTTCCTCCCTGTGCGCTTCGTCAAACCTGAACGGCATGCGTTTGATCAACCTGGACGGTACGAAAACTTACCGGCTGGAGGATCTCCAGGGAACGATCACCATCGTAAATTTCTGGGCCACCTGGTGCCCTCCATGCCGTGTGGAGCTTCCGGTCCTGATGAAGGTGGCCGAACGTTACAGGGACCGGGGTGTCCGGCTCATCACCATCAGTCTTGACGCGAAATCTTCCGTGGTGACGAAATTTCTTAAAAAGAAGGACTTGGAAGCCCTGCCTGCCTATCGATTGATGGAGGGAAGTTCCTCCGCAGGTGTTGAGAGCCTGCCCACGACCTTTGTTCAGGATTCAAAGGGCTCTCTGATCATGACCTTCTCCGGCTATGACTCGACGATGGAAGACCAGCTCGTCTACCTGATCGAACGCCACCTGGAGTCAAAGAAGACCACCGTCTGA
- a CDS encoding cytochrome c, translating to MRQLRFLLIVLMVLGVAFAGLTAEGAKSGKELFKSKCRACHGKESKDGEFTPLTYIQDQWTRFFERKYTSRHDGLLFPDTDQKVLDVVTEEELQKIREFLVDHAADSEQPETCG from the coding sequence GTGAGACAACTTCGTTTTTTGCTGATTGTACTGATGGTGCTTGGTGTGGCCTTCGCGGGTCTGACCGCGGAAGGCGCAAAGTCCGGAAAGGAACTCTTCAAGTCAAAGTGCCGTGCATGCCATGGCAAGGAATCGAAAGATGGAGAGTTTACTCCGCTGACGTACATCCAGGATCAGTGGACGCGGTTTTTCGAGAGGAAGTACACATCCAGGCATGATGGACTTCTCTTTCCCGATACCGATCAGAAGGTTCTGGATGTGGTGACCGAAGAGGAACTTCAAAAAATCAGGGAATTCCTCGTGGACCATGCCGCTGATTCCGAACAACCGGAAACCTGCGGCTAA